A portion of the Oncorhynchus gorbuscha isolate QuinsamMale2020 ecotype Even-year linkage group LG19, OgorEven_v1.0, whole genome shotgun sequence genome contains these proteins:
- the nlrx1 gene encoding NLR family member X1 isoform X1 codes for MWQCWIGSGVLRRRWQGTLNDVLSKSNISILQRDVNLSRLASRVLTYRKMSSCHRQLRLPGGLWRRLKSSSYSASGFHSRFFCSSLVHNQTDPIEIHKKKLTLWFSHLPQEEKQFGGYFTPETMHVEPLILERKPEDRKGPLITPLLKPSQVPQSASVTMEQLFEPTQQGGRERGLNVLLYGAVGTGKSTVVRKLVLDWCAGLTLTQFKLLVPFSCEDLSQLSKSTSLRDLVSRKYLHLKKIPMLSGENNQAKDVLFLFNGMEKMKLDFRISSTELCSNPDEALPSGAVVVNLLRKYLLPEASILVTTRLSALDHIPTKYVKRYAQIYGFNDPDRQRAYFTSRLLQQIGEKPRNQEAQSLIELLYLNLQRESQLAAACFLPSYCWLTCAILHFLHFTDAQAPIRTLTGIYTSFLRLNFGGEVLDMGGAVSSPDDQNSLMLYVVRTVGKLAFDGVSKKRTSFSEEELEQFVGGKTKTDEELRQLAVFRTDVLDFFLVPCVETKRSELDEREKRYVFAIPAMQEYLAALYVVLGENKTALEKLSKEVTVVIGQVGEDVNTLISIISKFIPLRVFAVFNLLKLFPSLFEKISSRSKGRIARTMAAEMFRSEDSFNEDVLDQVEQSLLGVHGPQPQERLDSRAFELYPIFMGGLLHYENRVLLEQLGCSIKSTTVAQITRTLKRHLAAEIVKWQPPEELMDLLVLLYEFQNPRLTAEVLLSIRSIKLSTVRMTPLKCFVLSSVLACAPTRYHLEELDLSSCHLTNDLLTMLWPAFRHTHNLNLQFNSLGPESCILLRDLLLDPNSTIRSLHLCDNPLLESGARCLLDALLGNQSLRQLSLMHTGMGDKGACELAERLNHHTGLQELNVAYNNIGDNAALTLVDACREHPSIHTVHLYLNPLSNVGKQSLYVRGVPPDQGGTGRRVKVLASVTEGSNISEDWHPILSVISKNALSWERERVREQLQIFLRDLEWGRKQAPSFWKKMHFRRVEKGVRQTLQMLQKDIPTRTGGSTK; via the exons ATGTGGCAGTGTTGGATCGGCTCAGGGGTCCTCAGGAGGAGATGGCAAGGCACTCTCAATGATGTCCTCTCCAAATCTAACATCTCTATTTTACAAAGAG ATGTGAATCTCAGCAGACTCGCAAGCAGAGTCCTCACTTATAGGAAGATGAGCTCATGTCACAG ACAGCTGAGGCTTCCAGGAGGACTATGGAGGAGGTTGaaatcctcctcctattcagccAGTGGATTTCATTCAAGATTTTTTTGCTCCAGTCTAGTCCATAATCAAACAG ATCCCATTGAGATCCACAAGAAGAAGTTGACCTTATGGTTCAGCCACCTACCTCAGGAAGAGAAGCAGTTCGGGGGCTACTTCACCCCCGAGACCATGCACGTGGAGCCGCTCATCCTGGAGAGGAAGCCAGAAGATAGGAAAGGGCCCTTAATCACCCCTCTCCTCAAGCCATCCCAGGTCCCCCAGAGTGCCTCGGTCACCATGGAGCAGCTCTTTGAGCCCACTCAGCAAGGAGGCAGGGAGCGGGGCCTTAACGTGCTGCTGTACGGGGCGGTCGGGACAGGGAAGAGCACAGTGGTACGGAAGCTGGTTCTAGACTGGTGTGCCGGGCTCACTTTGACCCAGTTCAAACTACTGGTGCCCTTCTCCTGCGAGGACCTCTCCCAGTTATCCAAGTCCACATCTCTGAGAGACCTCGTCAGCAGGAAATACCTGCACCTGAAAAAGATCCCCATGCTGAGTGGAGAGAACAACCAGGCCAAGGATGTGCTGTTTCTGTTTAACGGCATGGAGAAGATGAAACTGGACTTCCGCATTAGCTCCACAGAGCTGTGCAGCAACCCAGACGAGGCCCTCCCCTCCGGGGCAGTGGTGGTGAACCTGCTCAGGAAGTACCTGCTGCCTGAG GCCAGTATTTTGGTCACCACAAGGTTGTCTGCCCTTGACCACATCCCTACAAAGTATGTGAAACGCTACGCACAGATATATGGCTTTAATGACCCAGATCGCCAGCGAGCATACTTCACAAGCCGACTGCTGCAACAGATTGGAGAGAAGCCGAGAAACCAGGAGGCCCAGTCCCTCATCGAGCTGCTTTACCTCAACCTACAGAGGGAGAGCCAGTTGGCGGCCGCCTGCTTTTTACCTTCCTATTGCTGGCTGACTTGTGCCATACTCCACTTTTTACATTTCACCGACGCCCAGGCACCCATACGTACGCTAACTGGTATCTATACCAGCTTTCTGAGACTCAACTTTGGAGGGGAAGTGCTGGACATGGGTGGGGCTGTATCTTCTCCAGATGACCAGAACTCATTGATGCTCTATGTAGTCCGCACTGTGGGCAAACTGGCCTTTGACGGAGTCTCCAAAAAGCGCACTTCCTTCTCAGAGGAGGAACTGGAACAGTTTGTGGGGGGTAAGACCAAAACAGATGAGGAACTGCGTCAGCTGGCCGTGTTCCGCACTGACGTCCTCGACTTCTTCCTGGTGCCCTGCGTCGAGACCAAAAGGTCAGAGCTTGATGAAAGGGAGAAGCGCTACGTGTTTGCCATTCCCGCCATGCAAGAGTACCTGGCTGCCCTGTACGTCGTCCTCGGCGAGAACAAGACGGCTCTGGAGAAACTGAGCAAAGAGGTGACCGTGGTCATCGGTCAAGTGGGCGAAGATGTCAACACGCTCATCAGCATCATCTCCAAGTTCATCCCCCTCAGAGTCTTTGCTGTTTTCAACCTGCTCAAGCTCTTTCCCAGCCTGTTTGAAAAGATCAGCAGCCGCAGCAAGGGCCGCATCGCCCGCACCATGGCGGCAGAGATGTTCCGCAGCGAGGACAGCTTCAACGAGGACGTGCTGGACCAAGTGGAGCAGAGCCTGCTGGGAGTTCACGGCCCTCAGCCCCAGGAGCGCCTGGACAGCCGGGCCTTCGAGCTCTACCCCATCTTCATGGGCGGCCTGCTTCACTACGAGAACCGGGTTCTGCTGGAGCAGCTGGGCTGCAGCATCAAGAGCACCACGGTGGCTCAGATCACACGGACCCTCAAGAGGCACTTGGCGGCAGAGATCGTGAAGTGGCAGCCCCCCGAGGAGCTCATGGACCTGCTGGTGCTCCTCTACGAGTTCCAGAATCCCCGGCTCACGGCAGAGGTCCTGCTCTCCATCCGCAGCATCAAGCTGTCCACCGTGCGTATGACGCCCCTCAAATGCTTTGTCCTGAGCTCTGTGCTGGCCTGCGCACCCACGAGGTACCACCTGGAGGAGCTGGACCTTTCTTCCTGTCACCTGACCAACGACCTGCTGACCATGCTGTGGCCCGCCTTCCGCCACACACACAACCTCAA TCTCCAGTTTAATAGCCTGGGTCCTGAGTCCTGCATTCTCCTGCGAGATCTACTACTTGACCCCAACAGTACTATTAGATCTCTACA CCTGTGTGATAATCCGCTGTTAGAGTCCGGGGCTCGCTGCCTGCTGGACGCCCTGCTAGGGAACCAGTCTctcagacagctgtccctgatgcACACGGGCATGGGCGACAAGGGGGCCTGCGAGCTGGCTGAGAGGCTCAACCATCACACGGGCCTGCAGGAGCTCAACGTGGCCTACAACAACATCGGAGACAACGCTGCTCTGACCCTGGTGGATGCCTGCAGAGAGCACCCCAGCATCCACACTGTGCA CTTGTACCTGAATCCTCTCAGCAATGTGGGGAAGCAGTCCTTGTACGTGCGAGGAGTCCCGCCGGATCAAGGCGGCACGGGGCGGCGCGTGAAGGTGCTGGCCTCAGTCACCGAGGGCTCGAACATCTCGGAGGACTGGCACCCCATTCTGAGCGTCATCAGTAAGAACGCCTTGTCCTGGGAGCGCGAACGCGTCAGGGAACAGCTGCAGATCTTCCTCCGAGACCTGGAGTGGGGTAGGAAGCAGGCACCAAGCTTCTGGAAAAAGATGCACTTCCGCAGGGTGGAGAAGGGCGTCAGGCAGACGCTGCAGATGCTTCAGAAGGACATCCCGACGAGGACCGGTGGGAGTACCAAGTAA
- the nlrx1 gene encoding NLR family member X1 isoform X2, which yields MWQCWIGSGVLRRRWQGTLNDVLSKSNISILQRDVNLSRLASRVLTYRKMSSCHRQLRLPGGLWRRLKSSSYSASGFHSRFFCSSLVHNQTDPIEIHKKKLTLWFSHLPQEEKQFGGYFTPETMHVEPLILERKPEDRKGPLITPLLKPSQVPQSASVTMEQLFEPTQQGGRERGLNVLLYGAVGTGKSTVVRKLVLDWCAGLTLTQFKLLVPFSCEDLSQLSKSTSLRDLVSRKYLHLKKIPMLSGENNQAKDVLFLFNGMEKMKLDFRISSTELCSNPDEALPSGAVVVNLLRKYLLPEASILVTTRLSALDHIPTKYVKRYAQIYGFNDPDRQRAYFTSRLLQQIGEKPRNQEAQSLIELLYLNLQRESQLAAACFLPSYCWLTCAILHFLHFTDAQAPIRTLTGIYTSFLRLNFGGEVLDMGGAVSSPDDQNSLMLYVVRTVGKLAFDGVSKKRTSFSEEELEQFVGGKTKTDEELRQLAVFRTDVLDFFLVPCVETKRSELDEREKRYVFAIPAMQEYLAALYVVLGENKTALEKLSKEVTVVIGQVGEDVNTLISIISKFIPLRVFAVFNLLKLFPSLFEKISSRSKGRIARTMAAEMFRSEDSFNEDVLDQVEQSLLGVHGPQPQERLDSRAFELYPIFMGGLLHYENRVLLEQLGCSIKSTTVAQITRTLKRHLAAEIVKWQPPEELMDLLVLLYEFQNPRLTAEVLLSIRSIKLSTVRMTPLKCFVLSSVLACAPTRYHLEELDLSSCHLTNDLLTMLWPAFRHTHNLNLCDNPLLESGARCLLDALLGNQSLRQLSLMHTGMGDKGACELAERLNHHTGLQELNVAYNNIGDNAALTLVDACREHPSIHTVHLYLNPLSNVGKQSLYVRGVPPDQGGTGRRVKVLASVTEGSNISEDWHPILSVISKNALSWERERVREQLQIFLRDLEWGRKQAPSFWKKMHFRRVEKGVRQTLQMLQKDIPTRTGGSTK from the exons ATGTGGCAGTGTTGGATCGGCTCAGGGGTCCTCAGGAGGAGATGGCAAGGCACTCTCAATGATGTCCTCTCCAAATCTAACATCTCTATTTTACAAAGAG ATGTGAATCTCAGCAGACTCGCAAGCAGAGTCCTCACTTATAGGAAGATGAGCTCATGTCACAG ACAGCTGAGGCTTCCAGGAGGACTATGGAGGAGGTTGaaatcctcctcctattcagccAGTGGATTTCATTCAAGATTTTTTTGCTCCAGTCTAGTCCATAATCAAACAG ATCCCATTGAGATCCACAAGAAGAAGTTGACCTTATGGTTCAGCCACCTACCTCAGGAAGAGAAGCAGTTCGGGGGCTACTTCACCCCCGAGACCATGCACGTGGAGCCGCTCATCCTGGAGAGGAAGCCAGAAGATAGGAAAGGGCCCTTAATCACCCCTCTCCTCAAGCCATCCCAGGTCCCCCAGAGTGCCTCGGTCACCATGGAGCAGCTCTTTGAGCCCACTCAGCAAGGAGGCAGGGAGCGGGGCCTTAACGTGCTGCTGTACGGGGCGGTCGGGACAGGGAAGAGCACAGTGGTACGGAAGCTGGTTCTAGACTGGTGTGCCGGGCTCACTTTGACCCAGTTCAAACTACTGGTGCCCTTCTCCTGCGAGGACCTCTCCCAGTTATCCAAGTCCACATCTCTGAGAGACCTCGTCAGCAGGAAATACCTGCACCTGAAAAAGATCCCCATGCTGAGTGGAGAGAACAACCAGGCCAAGGATGTGCTGTTTCTGTTTAACGGCATGGAGAAGATGAAACTGGACTTCCGCATTAGCTCCACAGAGCTGTGCAGCAACCCAGACGAGGCCCTCCCCTCCGGGGCAGTGGTGGTGAACCTGCTCAGGAAGTACCTGCTGCCTGAG GCCAGTATTTTGGTCACCACAAGGTTGTCTGCCCTTGACCACATCCCTACAAAGTATGTGAAACGCTACGCACAGATATATGGCTTTAATGACCCAGATCGCCAGCGAGCATACTTCACAAGCCGACTGCTGCAACAGATTGGAGAGAAGCCGAGAAACCAGGAGGCCCAGTCCCTCATCGAGCTGCTTTACCTCAACCTACAGAGGGAGAGCCAGTTGGCGGCCGCCTGCTTTTTACCTTCCTATTGCTGGCTGACTTGTGCCATACTCCACTTTTTACATTTCACCGACGCCCAGGCACCCATACGTACGCTAACTGGTATCTATACCAGCTTTCTGAGACTCAACTTTGGAGGGGAAGTGCTGGACATGGGTGGGGCTGTATCTTCTCCAGATGACCAGAACTCATTGATGCTCTATGTAGTCCGCACTGTGGGCAAACTGGCCTTTGACGGAGTCTCCAAAAAGCGCACTTCCTTCTCAGAGGAGGAACTGGAACAGTTTGTGGGGGGTAAGACCAAAACAGATGAGGAACTGCGTCAGCTGGCCGTGTTCCGCACTGACGTCCTCGACTTCTTCCTGGTGCCCTGCGTCGAGACCAAAAGGTCAGAGCTTGATGAAAGGGAGAAGCGCTACGTGTTTGCCATTCCCGCCATGCAAGAGTACCTGGCTGCCCTGTACGTCGTCCTCGGCGAGAACAAGACGGCTCTGGAGAAACTGAGCAAAGAGGTGACCGTGGTCATCGGTCAAGTGGGCGAAGATGTCAACACGCTCATCAGCATCATCTCCAAGTTCATCCCCCTCAGAGTCTTTGCTGTTTTCAACCTGCTCAAGCTCTTTCCCAGCCTGTTTGAAAAGATCAGCAGCCGCAGCAAGGGCCGCATCGCCCGCACCATGGCGGCAGAGATGTTCCGCAGCGAGGACAGCTTCAACGAGGACGTGCTGGACCAAGTGGAGCAGAGCCTGCTGGGAGTTCACGGCCCTCAGCCCCAGGAGCGCCTGGACAGCCGGGCCTTCGAGCTCTACCCCATCTTCATGGGCGGCCTGCTTCACTACGAGAACCGGGTTCTGCTGGAGCAGCTGGGCTGCAGCATCAAGAGCACCACGGTGGCTCAGATCACACGGACCCTCAAGAGGCACTTGGCGGCAGAGATCGTGAAGTGGCAGCCCCCCGAGGAGCTCATGGACCTGCTGGTGCTCCTCTACGAGTTCCAGAATCCCCGGCTCACGGCAGAGGTCCTGCTCTCCATCCGCAGCATCAAGCTGTCCACCGTGCGTATGACGCCCCTCAAATGCTTTGTCCTGAGCTCTGTGCTGGCCTGCGCACCCACGAGGTACCACCTGGAGGAGCTGGACCTTTCTTCCTGTCACCTGACCAACGACCTGCTGACCATGCTGTGGCCCGCCTTCCGCCACACACACAACCTCAA CCTGTGTGATAATCCGCTGTTAGAGTCCGGGGCTCGCTGCCTGCTGGACGCCCTGCTAGGGAACCAGTCTctcagacagctgtccctgatgcACACGGGCATGGGCGACAAGGGGGCCTGCGAGCTGGCTGAGAGGCTCAACCATCACACGGGCCTGCAGGAGCTCAACGTGGCCTACAACAACATCGGAGACAACGCTGCTCTGACCCTGGTGGATGCCTGCAGAGAGCACCCCAGCATCCACACTGTGCA CTTGTACCTGAATCCTCTCAGCAATGTGGGGAAGCAGTCCTTGTACGTGCGAGGAGTCCCGCCGGATCAAGGCGGCACGGGGCGGCGCGTGAAGGTGCTGGCCTCAGTCACCGAGGGCTCGAACATCTCGGAGGACTGGCACCCCATTCTGAGCGTCATCAGTAAGAACGCCTTGTCCTGGGAGCGCGAACGCGTCAGGGAACAGCTGCAGATCTTCCTCCGAGACCTGGAGTGGGGTAGGAAGCAGGCACCAAGCTTCTGGAAAAAGATGCACTTCCGCAGGGTGGAGAAGGGCGTCAGGCAGACGCTGCAGATGCTTCAGAAGGACATCCCGACGAGGACCGGTGGGAGTACCAAGTAA